Within the Metasolibacillus fluoroglycofenilyticus genome, the region TGTAGCGAAATGCTCGCCTAAGAGGTGAAATTTTGGTCGAATAATTGTTGTTAATGCTTGCATTCTTTCATCTAGGCCTTCAATTGAAAATACTTGAAAATCTTCATTAGTCCACTGCACTTTTTCCATTTTATTTGAACTCCTTTTAAAATTGAGGTTTATTTTATTTATTTTTTGGGAAAATAGTAATAACACTAAAAATCAAACTAGGAGGAGCGTGACAAGTATGAAACAGATGATTAAGATTATACGCAAGGTTGATGTTGAAAAGCAATATGAATACATTTTAAGATTAGAGCTTGATTACGAGCTAGCTTCCTTGTTTGAGGCAATGCAAGTTAAAAATGAAAAAGAAATGGATAAATCGAAAAAGCGCCTAAAAGAAATTCAAGAAGAGCTGGAAAGTTTACATGCCTATGAATAAGCATAAATCGAATCTAAAATAAAAAATCACTTGCTAAAAATATTAGATAGCAAGTGATTTTTGTTATACTTAATATATAGTGGGATAGTTGGAAATGGGAAGGGTGGTACATAGTGATGGATTTACAGCAATTAGATTTATTTGCGAAAACGATTATTAAACAGGCAGGGCAGAGAATTCGCAATGCATTTTCCTATGATTTAAAAATTGAAACGAAATCAAATGCAAATGATTTAGTGACAAATATTGACCGAGAAACAGAATTATTTTTCATTGAAAAAATTAAGGCATTTGATGCTTCACATAAAATTTTAGGCGAAGAAGGTATGGGGGAAAAGGTAGAATCATTAGATGGGGTTGTATGGATTATTGACCCAATCGATGGCACAATGAACTTCGTCAAGCAGCATCGCCATTTTATGATTACGATTGGTATATTCGTTGACGGTATTGGAAAACTAGGCTACATATTCGATGTGATGCGCGAGGATTTATTTTGTGCTGCTGTAGGACAAGGGGCTTGGTATAATGATACGCCACTGCGCAAGCTAAAGCCTGTGAAATTAGAGGAATCTGTTATTGGAATCAATACAGTATGGGTGACGCCTAATAAAAAGGTTAATCATGAAAAGTTAATTGAACTTGTGCGAATGGTACGCGGGACAAGGTCATATGGTGCGGCGGCAATGGAAATCGCCTTTGTTGTTAGTGGCAAGTTGGATGCCTATTTGTCTATGCGCCTTTCCCCTTGGGATG harbors:
- a CDS encoding inositol monophosphatase family protein; the encoded protein is MDLQQLDLFAKTIIKQAGQRIRNAFSYDLKIETKSNANDLVTNIDRETELFFIEKIKAFDASHKILGEEGMGEKVESLDGVVWIIDPIDGTMNFVKQHRHFMITIGIFVDGIGKLGYIFDVMREDLFCAAVGQGAWYNDTPLRKLKPVKLEESVIGINTVWVTPNKKVNHEKLIELVRMVRGTRSYGAAAMEIAFVVSGKLDAYLSMRLSPWDVAGGIIIAQEVGALASNLKGQPFNLLTTDTFMIANPSIHGEILAQYVELK